In [Leptolyngbya] sp. PCC 7376, a genomic segment contains:
- a CDS encoding molybdenum cofactor guanylyltransferase, whose translation MPENNVVSLIVAGGQSRRMGQDKALLIVDGVPLLQRTVAITSQLSKVVWVSTPWRKEYEYLFSEQVQWVDDSLQQGGLVALAEFLTVKPIDEWILLLACDLPYLKLEQLQKWKQQLTQIPESCDVALVKNAAGFYEPLCGFYRGTVANSLEKYRKEGERSFQKWLATEMVFELVLDDLTMLFNCNTPEDFATLKAQF comes from the coding sequence ATGCCAGAAAATAATGTTGTCAGTTTGATTGTGGCGGGCGGGCAAAGTCGTCGGATGGGACAGGATAAAGCCCTACTCATAGTTGACGGTGTGCCGCTGCTCCAAAGAACTGTGGCGATCACCTCCCAACTGTCGAAAGTTGTTTGGGTGAGCACCCCTTGGCGTAAGGAATACGAGTATTTATTTTCAGAACAGGTGCAATGGGTTGATGACTCGTTGCAACAAGGTGGTTTAGTAGCACTCGCAGAATTTTTGACGGTAAAACCAATCGATGAGTGGATTTTATTATTGGCCTGTGACTTGCCCTATCTCAAGCTTGAACAGTTACAAAAATGGAAGCAACAGCTGACTCAGATTCCAGAATCTTGCGATGTTGCGTTGGTGAAAAATGCAGCGGGATTTTATGAACCGTTGTGTGGTTTTTATCGGGGAACCGTGGCCAACTCACTAGAGAAATACCGAAAAGAAGGCGAGCGCTCCTTTCAGAAATGGCTAGCAACAGAAATGGTTTTTGAATTAGTTTTAGACGATCTGACAATGCTGTTTAATTGCAACACTCCAGAAGATTTCGCTACCCTGAAAGCCCAATTCTAA
- a CDS encoding U32 family peptidase — protein sequence MSPDFRIHGSTQMTVSSSTGVEFAQEVGCHLVVLARETSIKEINKIQQQLGDRQVSRPLEVSESAGGRSIF from the coding sequence TTGTCGCCTGATTTTCGCATTCATGGTTCCACCCAGATGACGGTTTCGAGCAGTACCGGCGTGGAATTTGCTCAGGAAGTGGGTTGTCATCTCGTTGTTTTGGCGCGGGAAACTTCCATTAAGGAAATCAATAAAATTCAGCAACAGTTGGGTGATCGCCAAGTTTCGAGGCCATTGGAAGTATCGGAGAGTGCGGGTGGGCGATCCATTTTTTGA
- the murJ gene encoding murein biosynthesis integral membrane protein MurJ encodes MADSPKKSRSLAGIAGIVALATLISKVFGLVREQAIARAFGVGPVVDAYAYAYIIPGFLLILLGGINGPFHSALVSVLSKRDQKDAAPLVETVSTIVTIGLFFVAIILVVFAGVFIDLLAPGLEGEVRNLAILQLQIMAPLSVLAGLIGIGFGTLNASDQYWLPGISPLFSSLSIVIGVGSLIWLFGGEINAPEYVRLGGIVLAGTTLCGAVLQWLAQLFAQWKSGLGSLRPRFDLAIPGVKDVLKVMIPATLSSGMLHINVYTDMFFASYIEGAAASMRYANFIVLTPLGIISNMILVPLLPVFSRLAAPENWDELKQRIRQGLLLAALSMLPLSAIFISQAKTIIRIIYEYNAFAADATLVVAPVLMAYGVGMFFYLGRDILVRVFYGLGDGVTPSRISLINIFVNAVLDFFLVNAFKTPGLVFATIGVNIFSMAIMIVLLSKRLGGLPLGEWGLNLLGLVGASAIAGCASWGISLGVASLSFGNNLYVQGLELAVAIAVSLSIFFGLAMLLKLPELEILKGRVMAKLKRG; translated from the coding sequence GTGGCTGATTCCCCGAAAAAATCCCGTTCTCTGGCTGGCATCGCAGGCATTGTTGCCCTTGCCACCCTCATCAGTAAAGTCTTTGGCTTGGTCAGAGAACAGGCGATCGCCCGCGCGTTTGGGGTGGGGCCAGTGGTGGATGCCTATGCCTATGCCTACATCATTCCGGGATTTTTGCTCATTCTGCTAGGCGGAATTAACGGGCCATTCCACAGCGCATTAGTGAGTGTGCTGTCTAAACGTGATCAAAAAGATGCCGCTCCCCTAGTCGAAACGGTCTCAACCATCGTCACCATTGGCTTATTTTTTGTGGCGATCATATTGGTTGTTTTTGCCGGAGTCTTTATTGATTTACTCGCACCCGGTTTAGAAGGAGAAGTTCGCAACCTAGCCATCCTCCAACTCCAAATCATGGCGCCGCTGTCAGTTCTGGCAGGACTAATTGGTATTGGCTTCGGGACATTAAACGCCTCCGATCAATATTGGTTACCAGGGATTAGCCCTCTATTTTCTAGCCTAAGTATTGTGATTGGTGTTGGTAGTTTAATTTGGCTATTTGGCGGAGAAATTAATGCACCCGAATATGTGAGGTTAGGCGGAATTGTTCTCGCTGGAACGACCCTCTGTGGTGCGGTTTTACAATGGCTAGCCCAATTATTTGCCCAATGGAAATCAGGATTAGGATCGCTGCGTCCGAGGTTTGATCTGGCGATTCCAGGGGTAAAAGATGTTCTGAAGGTGATGATTCCGGCGACCCTTTCATCTGGGATGCTACATATCAATGTTTATACCGATATGTTTTTCGCCTCCTATATCGAAGGGGCAGCGGCATCGATGCGTTATGCGAACTTCATCGTATTAACCCCCCTTGGCATTATTTCGAACATGATTTTGGTACCGCTATTACCTGTTTTCTCAAGGTTGGCAGCACCAGAAAACTGGGATGAACTGAAGCAACGCATTCGTCAAGGTTTATTGCTCGCAGCTTTATCGATGTTGCCCTTGAGTGCGATTTTTATTTCCCAAGCCAAAACCATTATCCGCATCATCTACGAATACAATGCCTTCGCAGCAGACGCGACATTGGTAGTGGCTCCGGTTTTAATGGCCTATGGCGTTGGCATGTTTTTCTATCTCGGCCGCGATATTTTGGTGCGAGTTTTTTATGGATTAGGGGACGGGGTTACGCCATCACGCATTAGTCTGATCAATATTTTTGTGAATGCAGTCCTCGATTTTTTCCTCGTTAATGCTTTCAAAACACCGGGTCTTGTCTTTGCAACCATCGGCGTCAATATCTTCTCAATGGCAATTATGATTGTCTTGCTTAGCAAGCGTTTAGGCGGTTTGCCGCTAGGTGAATGGGGATTAAATCTACTGGGATTAGTGGGAGCAAGTGCGATCGCCGGATGTGCAAGTTGGGGTATTTCCCTCGGCGTTGCATCCTTAAGTTTCGGTAATAATCTCTATGTTCAAGGTCTGGAACTAGCCGTGGCGATCGCCGTTTCCCTTTCTATTTTCTTCGGACTCGCAATGCTCCTAAAATTACCTGAACTCGAAATCCTGAAAGGACGTGTCATGGCGAAGCTCAAGCGTGGATAA
- a CDS encoding carbohydrate ABC transporter permease: protein MKSKFSFATPYLFLFPALAILGLTVALPAVQAFYLSFTEYQYDLTQTPQWVGFKNFSILLKDQLFWKTLGNTVLYLIGVVPLLVSLSLGLAITVNQKLRGITWFRAAYYTPVIVSLVVAGIAWKALYASNGFLNQLLKQVGFTDNILPIVDQLFPKIDFSGGIPWLTDPTLAIWSVMLVTIWKGLGYYMVIYLAGLQSISPELYEAASLDGSDGWRKHLDITVPLMRPYILLVSVISAISATKVFEEIFVMTQGGPLNASKTVVYYLYEQAFQNLEISYACTIGLVLFLFIFILSIFNLYLSRQTNQPL from the coding sequence ATGAAGTCCAAGTTTTCCTTTGCCACGCCCTATCTATTTTTATTTCCTGCCTTGGCGATTCTGGGTTTAACGGTCGCTTTGCCTGCCGTGCAAGCATTTTATTTGAGCTTCACTGAATATCAGTATGATTTAACGCAAACGCCGCAATGGGTAGGCTTTAAGAATTTTTCGATTTTGTTGAAAGATCAACTGTTTTGGAAAACCCTTGGCAATACGGTGCTTTATCTAATTGGCGTTGTACCACTGCTCGTGAGCTTGTCTCTTGGATTGGCGATCACCGTTAATCAAAAACTACGCGGCATTACTTGGTTTCGGGCGGCGTATTACACTCCGGTAATTGTGTCGTTAGTGGTGGCCGGGATTGCATGGAAAGCATTGTATGCTTCCAACGGCTTTTTGAATCAGTTGCTGAAGCAAGTCGGCTTTACCGACAATATTTTGCCGATCGTTGATCAGCTCTTCCCAAAAATTGATTTCAGTGGTGGTATTCCGTGGCTTACAGATCCGACGTTGGCAATTTGGAGCGTGATGCTCGTGACTATCTGGAAAGGCTTAGGCTATTACATGGTCATTTATTTGGCGGGATTGCAAAGTATTTCACCAGAGCTGTATGAAGCCGCATCCTTGGATGGCTCGGATGGTTGGCGCAAACATCTCGATATCACTGTGCCTTTAATGCGTCCCTACATTTTGTTGGTGTCTGTTATTTCGGCGATTTCCGCGACAAAAGTCTTTGAAGAAATTTTTGTGATGACTCAAGGTGGCCCGCTAAATGCTTCGAAAACGGTGGTCTATTATCTCTATGAACAGGCCTTTCAAAATCTTGAAATTAGTTATGCTTGCACCATTGGCTTAGTTTTATTCTTGTTCATTTTTATTCTGTCAATTTTCAATCTCTATCTGTCTCGCCAAACGAATCAACCTCTTTAA
- the tnpA gene encoding IS200/IS605 family transposase, giving the protein MSEYIHKSHNVSIVLYHLVFPAKYRRAVFDEQVDAELKEVCLEIEKRYEIKFLEIGIDKDHVHFLIQSVPKYSVTRLVTMIKSLTAKEIFRRCPHVKKQLWGGEFWSDGYFASTVGKHGDEKMIGKYVKEQGKQYLQLHQDFQLSLFKF; this is encoded by the coding sequence ATGAGCGAATATATTCATAAAAGCCACAATGTAAGCATTGTGCTATATCACCTAGTATTTCCAGCAAAATATCGTCGAGCAGTATTTGATGAGCAGGTAGATGCAGAGCTAAAGGAAGTATGTCTAGAAATAGAAAAAAGATATGAAATCAAATTTCTAGAAATAGGCATAGATAAAGACCATGTACATTTTCTAATTCAGTCAGTACCGAAATACAGTGTGACAAGGTTGGTAACAATGATAAAAAGCCTGACAGCAAAAGAAATATTCAGGAGGTGTCCGCATGTAAAGAAGCAATTATGGGGAGGAGAATTTTGGAGTGATGGTTATTTTGCGAGTACGGTGGGAAAGCACGGAGATGAAAAAATGATTGGGAAATATGTGAAGGAACAGGGAAAACAATATTTACAACTGCACCAAGATTTTCAACTAAGTCTATTCAAATTCTGA
- a CDS encoding tetratricopeptide repeat protein yields MNQDQSSNIQNARYRALYDQGLALAQQGEFEAAIAVYEEAIALESCCVLKYNSWREKGNALDKLDRYEEALACYDRALAIDPDEFDTKRNKRRTFRRYGKFEETILEYDAILTENPDNYEVWCDRASLLRCLDRYEKAVTSYDRAIEIQPNFYRAWHHRGFCLRYLSKYEAAVTSYDTAINLRPDNHEAWLDRSLVLYNQQKYEAMIDSHDQALKLKPNTHPDWQHRSSILYGSSKSEEIVAEYDRAFYIEPELELVWVRRIEALRKLKRNDEILTGLDSLIELRPNYSQAQFDKARHLEASGQIDAAIRSYKKGIELGPSEYPSVWHTIGELQEKQDQIEEAITSYTKAIDCKPSSEKSWEARWSILSKLGRETEALTLYEKAVADDPNDRIAWFCQGRALQDLEQYKAAITSYDHALAIHTNVSYVWLQHGIALSKLGRNRYTEAIESLDQALGREIHHDSEPIHYAKAMIFYKWSKKADAIIACNKAIDAQKWMSIDNYRAWHLKGEILLNLKRYQEALTHYDAALNKHDHYYKPHFYRGLVLSNLDQYLEAITSFTEALNRLRNHQEININPSQPQPWDPEYCDTWKQRGWCFIMLDKYDEAITDFEAVLKLQPNDSWTLCYRGIALTALGQDEEAIASYDKALKIDADDSFTWHYRGVALQALGKNEAAIVSYQKSLELNPDNDITRKKYQSLQQKLESESSNETLR; encoded by the coding sequence ATGAATCAGGATCAATCTTCCAACATCCAAAATGCGCGATATAGAGCTTTGTATGACCAAGGTTTAGCATTAGCTCAACAAGGGGAATTTGAAGCAGCGATCGCTGTTTACGAAGAAGCCATTGCCCTAGAATCTTGTTGCGTTCTGAAATATAATTCATGGCGAGAAAAAGGAAATGCACTCGATAAACTAGACAGATACGAAGAAGCATTAGCTTGCTATGACCGAGCTCTTGCCATTGACCCCGATGAATTTGATACCAAAAGAAATAAACGAAGAACCTTTCGGCGTTATGGCAAGTTTGAAGAAACAATTCTTGAATATGACGCGATTCTGACAGAAAATCCCGATAATTACGAAGTCTGGTGTGATCGCGCTTCTCTATTGAGATGTTTAGACAGATATGAGAAGGCAGTGACAAGTTATGACCGGGCTATTGAGATTCAACCCAATTTCTATAGGGCATGGCACCATCGAGGTTTTTGCTTACGATACTTGAGCAAATATGAAGCAGCAGTCACTAGCTATGACACAGCAATTAATCTAAGACCAGATAATCACGAAGCTTGGTTAGATCGGAGTTTAGTTCTATATAATCAACAAAAATATGAGGCGATGATCGACAGTCATGATCAAGCTCTCAAACTAAAACCCAATACTCATCCAGATTGGCAGCATCGAAGTTCGATCCTTTATGGTTCAAGCAAAAGTGAAGAGATAGTTGCAGAATATGACCGAGCTTTTTATATTGAGCCGGAGCTAGAGCTTGTATGGGTCAGACGCATAGAAGCACTGCGTAAGTTAAAACGAAACGACGAAATTCTGACAGGTTTAGACAGCCTCATCGAATTAAGGCCGAATTATTCTCAGGCGCAATTCGATAAAGCTAGACATCTTGAAGCATCAGGGCAAATTGATGCAGCCATTAGAAGTTATAAGAAAGGGATTGAACTAGGGCCTTCAGAATATCCTTCGGTATGGCATACAATCGGGGAACTACAAGAAAAACAGGATCAGATAGAAGAGGCGATCACGAGTTATACCAAAGCAATTGATTGTAAGCCTAGTTCTGAAAAATCTTGGGAAGCGCGTTGGTCAATCCTGTCGAAATTAGGACGAGAAACAGAAGCTTTAACGCTCTATGAAAAAGCTGTTGCCGATGATCCCAATGACCGTATAGCTTGGTTTTGCCAAGGTCGTGCATTACAGGATTTAGAGCAATATAAAGCGGCGATCACAAGCTATGATCATGCTCTTGCAATTCATACAAATGTTTCCTATGTCTGGCTCCAGCATGGTATTGCCCTATCTAAATTAGGTCGGAATCGATATACAGAAGCAATTGAAAGTTTAGATCAGGCACTAGGAAGAGAGATTCACCATGACTCAGAGCCGATTCACTATGCAAAAGCCATGATTTTTTATAAGTGGAGCAAAAAAGCAGATGCCATCATCGCCTGTAACAAAGCAATTGATGCCCAAAAATGGATGTCAATAGACAACTATCGAGCGTGGCATCTCAAGGGTGAAATTTTGCTCAATTTAAAACGATACCAAGAAGCTCTTACTCATTACGATGCAGCTCTAAATAAACATGATCACTACTACAAACCTCATTTTTATCGCGGCTTAGTCTTGTCCAATTTAGATCAATATCTTGAAGCGATCACTAGCTTCACTGAAGCGCTTAATCGTTTACGAAACCATCAAGAAATTAATATCAATCCTAGTCAGCCACAGCCTTGGGATCCAGAATATTGCGATACATGGAAACAGCGAGGTTGGTGCTTCATTATGCTCGATAAATATGACGAGGCAATCACGGATTTCGAGGCTGTACTAAAACTCCAACCAAATGATTCTTGGACATTATGTTATCGGGGAATCGCTTTAACTGCCCTGGGCCAAGATGAAGAGGCAATCGCCAGTTATGACAAAGCTTTAAAGATCGACGCTGATGATTCCTTTACTTGGCATTATCGAGGTGTGGCGCTGCAAGCATTAGGCAAAAATGAAGCGGCGATCGTCAGTTACCAAAAGTCCCTTGAACTTAATCCAGATAATGATATTACTCGTAAAAAATATCAGTCTCTCCAACAAAAACTTGAATCAGAATCATCCAATGAGACTCTGAGGTAA
- a CDS encoding DUF6940 family protein, with translation MWTITAEQLGDRQIKYRFLENGQTINFDTVLTLLQQNANFRALFIETLIEVPFQAFRWETPPLTKNTGDRPFECVVSDSPGLSRRPDQRTFRSHLEPPPSDQIAEFTNLGGDAWLIVPCAVAPPDSYVHLASFIRQAPTTQKHTLLKRMSKAVQEHLSEKPLWLSTAGGGVAWLHVRLDSFPKYYRYAPYKIFENK, from the coding sequence ATGTGGACTATAACGGCTGAACAACTAGGTGATCGCCAAATAAAATATCGTTTTTTAGAGAATGGTCAGACGATTAATTTTGATACTGTCTTAACGCTATTGCAGCAGAATGCAAATTTTAGAGCGCTTTTTATTGAGACTTTAATTGAAGTTCCATTTCAAGCTTTCCGTTGGGAGACACCGCCTCTTACAAAAAACACAGGCGATCGCCCCTTTGAGTGCGTGGTGAGCGATAGTCCAGGTCTTAGTCGTCGACCAGACCAACGAACTTTTCGCTCTCATCTAGAACCACCACCATCGGATCAGATTGCAGAGTTTACAAATCTTGGTGGTGACGCATGGCTAATTGTTCCTTGTGCTGTGGCTCCACCTGATAGTTATGTACATCTAGCAAGTTTTATTCGACAAGCACCAACCACCCAAAAACATACTCTCCTCAAACGGATGAGTAAAGCTGTACAGGAGCATTTAAGCGAAAAGCCACTCTGGTTAAGTACGGCAGGAGGTGGTGTGGCATGGCTCCATGTGCGGCTTGATTCCTTTCCGAAATATTATCGGTATGCTCCTTACAAAATCTTTGAAAACAAATAG
- a CDS encoding M41 family peptidase, with the protein MQQTALNLIAIGVFLMTMTSLLGGIFHISPFVPAGITIFIMGIASVDTFQLQGRGAMLFLDLFTPEEERKRVIQHEAGHFLAGYLLGIPITGYSLTPWEAIKNTQGGLGGVNFDLEAVEESLQKSQHINLLVERISTTLMAGIAAEKLVYDQDKGGFEDRRQLKKMLLKAGLPSVVYEQKEKWATLQATNLLERNKAGYDNLVKAMAARKSLEECYEIIGETSSELEAIA; encoded by the coding sequence ATGCAACAAACAGCCCTAAATCTCATTGCCATTGGTGTCTTTTTAATGACGATGACTAGTTTGCTCGGTGGTATTTTTCATATTTCGCCCTTTGTCCCGGCAGGAATTACTATATTTATTATGGGCATCGCGTCGGTGGATACGTTTCAGCTTCAGGGTCGCGGCGCAATGCTATTTCTTGATTTATTTACCCCAGAAGAAGAACGGAAACGCGTTATCCAACATGAAGCTGGACATTTTCTGGCGGGATATTTATTGGGCATTCCAATCACGGGTTATAGCTTGACGCCGTGGGAAGCCATCAAAAATACTCAAGGCGGTTTGGGTGGCGTGAATTTTGATTTAGAAGCAGTGGAAGAATCATTGCAAAAATCCCAGCACATTAATCTTTTGGTCGAGCGCATCAGCACGACTTTAATGGCCGGTATTGCTGCTGAAAAACTCGTTTATGACCAAGACAAAGGTGGCTTTGAAGATCGCCGTCAACTCAAGAAAATGTTGCTGAAAGCGGGTCTTCCTTCTGTGGTTTATGAGCAAAAAGAAAAGTGGGCAACTCTTCAAGCCACCAATCTCTTGGAGCGTAACAAAGCAGGTTATGACAACCTCGTTAAAGCGATGGCAGCCCGGAAATCTTTAGAAGAATGCTACGAAATTATCGGCGAAACATCTTCAGAATTAGAGGCGATCGCCTAA
- a CDS encoding ACP phosphodiesterase, whose product MNLLAHLHVGDRLSPVAAAGNLAADFCRKSDCPEYRKGIELHKKIDAFTDSHPVVLEARKLFPGKLRRFAPVILDLVFDHCLSQSWKKWQSTIPRGEFIESRLTEILQCTPQLPSQASMMIRSMHQTKLLHRYSELAGVEFSMRRIVARRPKFEPMLQAIALLESHYPLIDQTFQIFYPELLAHTIENPSDIALKT is encoded by the coding sequence ATGAATCTTTTGGCTCACCTCCATGTTGGCGATCGCCTATCTCCTGTGGCAGCAGCGGGGAATTTAGCGGCAGATTTTTGCAGGAAATCTGATTGTCCCGAATATCGCAAAGGCATCGAACTTCATAAAAAAATTGATGCTTTTACCGATTCTCATCCAGTTGTTTTAGAAGCACGCAAACTCTTTCCGGGGAAGTTGAGGCGATTTGCCCCAGTAATTTTAGACCTTGTTTTTGACCATTGCCTTTCACAATCTTGGAAAAAGTGGCAAAGCACAATCCCACGAGGTGAGTTTATTGAGTCTCGTCTCACCGAAATTCTGCAATGTACGCCTCAATTGCCAAGCCAAGCTTCAATGATGATTCGCAGTATGCACCAAACAAAACTACTCCATCGATATTCAGAGTTGGCAGGAGTGGAATTTTCGATGCGTCGGATTGTGGCACGTCGTCCAAAGTTTGAGCCAATGCTTCAGGCGATCGCCCTATTAGAGTCCCATTATCCACTCATCGATCAAACCTTTCAAATTTTTTATCCAGAGCTACTTGCTCATACTATTGAAAACCCTAGTGACATAGCTCTGAAAACGTAA
- a CDS encoding SufE family protein yields the protein MSSALPANLAKIVSRFKRKTDPKQKYQQLLWYANKLEPMAEADKNPNNKVHGCVSQVFITADYIDGKVTYHGDSDAQLVKGLVGLLINGLNGLSPAEIIEIKPDFIEETGLSFSLTPSRANGFLNILKLMQKKAKGFAIALNTEETQTNKSKGNLSSV from the coding sequence ATGTCATCAGCATTGCCTGCCAACCTCGCCAAAATTGTGAGTCGTTTCAAACGGAAAACTGACCCGAAGCAAAAATACCAACAACTTCTGTGGTATGCCAACAAACTAGAACCGATGGCAGAGGCAGATAAAAATCCTAATAACAAAGTCCATGGATGCGTCTCCCAGGTTTTCATTACTGCTGACTATATAGATGGCAAAGTCACTTACCATGGGGATTCTGACGCCCAACTCGTTAAGGGGTTAGTCGGTTTACTCATTAATGGTCTTAATGGACTTTCCCCTGCTGAGATTATCGAAATCAAGCCCGATTTTATCGAAGAGACAGGTCTAAGTTTTAGCCTTACACCCTCCCGCGCCAATGGCTTTTTGAATATTTTGAAACTAATGCAAAAGAAAGCGAAGGGTTTTGCGATTGCCCTAAATACAGAAGAAACACAAACAAACAAATCTAAAGGGAACCTGTCAAGTGTCTAA
- a CDS encoding vWA domain-containing protein — protein MSQGLRYSVDLVICIDATGSMSPVIEEVKASALNFFPRLEAKMAEKDKQIDQTRIRVIVFRDYWADASDKVMISSKFFNLPSESSAFSNFISGIYADGGGDEPENALEALALAMQSPWDTTQGSKQRYVVLVWTDASAHPLEKSPKPSYYPSDIPSTFDDLTDAWDEVDIKSKRLLLFSPDTTPWAEIQDNWENVIHFPSKAGQGLEDYEMDEILEAIANSV, from the coding sequence ATGAGTCAAGGATTGAGATACTCCGTCGATTTAGTAATCTGCATTGATGCGACAGGTTCAATGAGTCCAGTTATTGAGGAAGTTAAAGCCTCCGCCTTAAATTTTTTTCCAAGGCTTGAAGCAAAAATGGCGGAGAAAGACAAGCAAATTGATCAAACCAGAATCCGAGTTATCGTTTTTCGTGATTATTGGGCAGATGCATCAGATAAAGTCATGATCAGTTCCAAGTTTTTCAACCTTCCATCTGAATCCTCTGCTTTCAGTAATTTTATCTCTGGTATTTATGCCGATGGAGGAGGAGATGAACCTGAAAACGCCTTGGAAGCCCTCGCTTTAGCTATGCAGTCTCCTTGGGACACAACTCAAGGCTCTAAACAAAGATATGTTGTTCTAGTGTGGACTGATGCTTCTGCACATCCCTTAGAAAAAAGCCCAAAGCCTAGTTATTATCCCTCTGATATACCTTCAACCTTCGATGATTTAACAGATGCATGGGATGAAGTAGATATAAAGTCCAAACGTCTACTCCTTTTCTCACCGGACACTACTCCTTGGGCTGAAATTCAAGACAATTGGGAAAATGTAATCCATTTTCCTTCAAAAGCAGGACAGGGTCTTGAAGATTATGAAATGGATGAAATCCTAGAGGCGATCGCCAACAGTGTCTAG
- a CDS encoding ABC transporter ATP-binding protein: MIEIRNLSKIYGSGETTVYALRDVELQIKTGEYCSIMGASGSGKSTLMNIIGCLDQPTKGDYFLNNENVSTLSDRQLALIRNQNIGFVFQQFHLLPQLSALENVILPMIYGNVSPQERRARAVAALTKVGLANRLHNRPNQLSGGQQQRVAIARAIVNEPLLLLADEPTGALDSKTTHEILDLFSELQSTGMGVVMVTHENDVAAQTNRIIWLKDGEVTYAHLTPEEMRDVTMAQTF, from the coding sequence ATGATTGAAATCAGAAATCTCTCCAAAATCTATGGTTCCGGCGAAACGACGGTATACGCCTTGCGAGATGTGGAACTCCAAATCAAAACAGGTGAGTATTGCTCCATCATGGGAGCGTCCGGTTCCGGCAAATCCACGCTAATGAATATCATTGGCTGTCTTGATCAACCGACAAAAGGTGACTATTTTCTCAACAACGAAAACGTCTCCACTCTCAGCGATCGCCAACTTGCGCTCATCCGTAACCAAAATATCGGCTTTGTCTTCCAGCAGTTTCATCTCCTGCCCCAACTCAGTGCCTTAGAAAACGTTATTCTCCCGATGATTTATGGCAATGTCTCGCCCCAAGAACGCAGAGCTCGCGCCGTTGCCGCCCTCACAAAAGTAGGCCTGGCCAACCGCCTCCATAATCGCCCCAACCAGCTTTCCGGTGGCCAACAACAACGCGTGGCGATCGCCAGAGCAATTGTCAACGAACCCTTACTTCTCCTCGCTGACGAACCAACGGGTGCCCTAGACTCCAAAACCACCCACGAAATCCTCGATCTATTTAGCGAACTTCAAAGCACAGGCATGGGTGTCGTTATGGTCACCCACGAAAACGATGTTGCCGCCCAGACAAACCGGATTATTTGGCTCAAAGATGGTGAAGTCACTTACGCTCACCTAACCCCAGAAGAAATGCGCGACGTCACCATGGCTCAGACCTTTTAG